The following coding sequences are from one Sulfitobacter sp. HNIBRBA3233 window:
- the ccmA gene encoding heme ABC exporter ATP-binding protein CcmA, protein MGLRLTDVAVARGGVPVLGGVSFGLDAGQALILRGPNGAGKTTLLRAIAGLQPPLAGSIEGAEESVAYAGHADGLKSALTVAENLRFWARVYGQHDIAPALAAYALTPLADRPAGTLSAGQKRRAGLARLLVTGRSLWILDEPTVSLDAGAVSLFADAVRAHLGQGGSALIATHIDLGLEARVFDVTALRAAADDRLGASDEAFL, encoded by the coding sequence TTGGGCCTGCGCCTGACAGATGTGGCCGTCGCCCGTGGCGGCGTGCCGGTTCTGGGCGGCGTGTCCTTCGGGCTCGATGCGGGGCAGGCGCTGATCCTGCGCGGGCCGAACGGGGCGGGCAAGACGACGCTGCTGCGCGCCATCGCGGGGCTGCAACCGCCGCTCGCGGGCAGCATCGAGGGGGCAGAGGAATCCGTGGCCTACGCCGGTCACGCCGACGGTCTGAAATCGGCGCTGACCGTGGCCGAGAACCTGCGCTTCTGGGCGCGGGTCTACGGCCAGCACGACATCGCCCCCGCATTGGCCGCCTACGCGCTGACGCCGCTTGCCGACCGGCCTGCCGGCACGCTCTCGGCGGGGCAGAAACGCCGCGCGGGTCTGGCGCGGCTTCTGGTGACGGGGCGAAGCCTGTGGATACTGGACGAACCGACCGTGTCTCTCGATGCCGGTGCGGTGAGCCTCTTTGCCGATGCGGTGCGCGCGCATCTGGGGCAGGGTGGCAGCGCGCTCATCGCCACCCATATCGACCTCGGGCTTGAGGCGCGGGTTTTCGACGTGACGGCCCTGCGCGCCGCGGCTGACGACCGCCTCGGCGCCAGTGACGAGGCCTTTCTGTGA
- the ccmB gene encoding heme exporter protein CcmB, with protein sequence MIALLVRDLRLALRAGGGFGLGLAFFLILTVLVPFSVGPQSALLASIAPGVLWLGALLACLLSLDRLLALDFEDGTLDVLVTAPLPLEAALAIKGLAHWITTGLPLVVAAPALGVLLSLPPEGYLWLVVSLALGTPALSMIGTFGAALTVGIKRGGLLLSLLVLPLYVPTLIFGAEAARRGAQGMAVETPLLLLAGISLGTIALLPFAAAAALRMTIR encoded by the coding sequence GTGATCGCGCTGCTGGTGCGCGACCTCCGCCTCGCCCTGCGGGCGGGAGGGGGATTCGGCCTCGGACTCGCGTTCTTTTTGATCCTCACGGTTCTGGTGCCCTTCAGCGTCGGCCCGCAGTCGGCGCTGCTGGCCTCCATCGCGCCGGGCGTCCTGTGGCTGGGGGCGCTTCTGGCCTGCCTTCTGTCGCTGGACCGGCTGCTGGCGCTGGATTTCGAGGATGGCACATTGGACGTGCTCGTCACGGCACCCCTGCCGCTGGAAGCGGCGCTCGCGATCAAGGGGCTGGCACATTGGATCACGACGGGCCTGCCGCTGGTGGTGGCCGCCCCCGCGCTGGGGGTGCTGCTCAGCCTGCCGCCTGAGGGATACCTGTGGCTCGTGGTGTCGCTGGCGCTCGGCACGCCTGCGCTGTCGATGATCGGCACCTTCGGGGCGGCGCTGACGGTGGGCATCAAGCGCGGCGGCCTGCTGCTGTCGCTTCTGGTGCTGCCTCTCTACGTGCCCACGCTGATTTTCGGGGCCGAGGCCGCGCGGCGCGGCGCACAGGGCATGGCGGTCGAAACGCCGCTCCTGCTGCTCGCGGGCATCAGCCTCGGCACCATCGCGCTGCTGCCCTTCGCCGCAGCAGCGGCCTTGCGGATGACAATCCGGTGA
- a CDS encoding heme ABC transporter permease: MSVWEYANPVRFLALSAKVQPYAWGLAALGIATGLIWGFFGTPDDFRQGSTVKIIYLHVPAAWIAINAWIMMLLASLVWLVRRHHVSALAAKAAAPVGLVMTVIGLLTGAIWGQPMWGTWWAWDPRLTSFLILFLFYLGYIALWAAIEDPDTAADLTSILCLVGSVFALMSRYAVFFWSQGLHQGASLSLDKEENISNVFWLPLVISIAGFTLLFLALVLYRTGTEISLRRARALSTRMDRRA, translated from the coding sequence ATGTCAGTCTGGGAATACGCAAATCCGGTCAGGTTTCTGGCCCTCAGCGCCAAGGTGCAACCCTATGCATGGGGCCTTGCGGCGCTCGGCATCGCCACGGGCCTCATCTGGGGGTTCTTCGGCACGCCCGATGACTTCCGCCAGGGCTCGACGGTCAAGATCATCTATCTGCACGTGCCCGCCGCGTGGATCGCGATCAACGCCTGGATCATGATGCTTCTGGCCTCGCTGGTCTGGCTGGTGCGCCGCCACCATGTCAGCGCGCTGGCGGCCAAGGCGGCAGCGCCCGTCGGTCTGGTGATGACGGTCATCGGGCTGCTGACCGGGGCGATCTGGGGCCAGCCGATGTGGGGCACCTGGTGGGCATGGGACCCGCGCCTGACCTCCTTCCTCATCCTGTTCCTGTTCTACCTCGGCTATATCGCGCTCTGGGCCGCCATCGAGGACCCCGACACCGCCGCCGATCTCACCTCGATCCTCTGTCTCGTGGGGTCGGTCTTCGCGCTGATGTCGCGCTACGCGGTCTTCTTCTGGAGCCAGGGCCTCCACCAGGGGGCGTCGCTGTCGCTCGACAAGGAAGAGAATATATCAAACGTGTTCTGGCTGCCGCTGGTGATCTCCATCGCGGGCTTCACGCTGCTGTTTCTGGCGCTCGTGCTCTACCGCACGGGAACCGAGATTTCGCTGCGCCGCGCCCGCGCGCTTTCAACCCGTATGGACAGGAGGGCCTGA
- the ccmD gene encoding heme exporter protein CcmD, translating into MPDLGKYAAEVLSAYGLSLLLLAGLLVVTLRSGRRARAELARTEAEARHNG; encoded by the coding sequence ATGCCCGATCTCGGAAAATACGCCGCCGAAGTGCTCAGCGCATACGGTCTGTCGCTGCTGCTGCTGGCGGGGCTTCTTGTGGTGACGCTGCGCAGCGGACGCCGCGCGCGCGCCGAACTGGCACGCACCGAAGCGGAGGCGCGGCACAATGGCTAA
- a CDS encoding DsbE family thiol:disulfide interchange protein, with amino-acid sequence MAKISPLMLAPPIIFAAFVGLAAVGMYRDDPEGLPSTLVGQPAPGVPDRALADFPPATADMLATGDVTLVNFWASWCPPCRAEHPKLLQMQAEGMNIIGINFKDTEGAATKYLRDDDNPFAGVGFDPQGRTAIDWGVTAPPETFILGGDGTVLFRFAGPLVGSDYEQRFLPALREAEAAAEAAGG; translated from the coding sequence ATGGCTAAAATCAGCCCCCTCATGCTGGCGCCGCCGATCATTTTCGCCGCTTTCGTGGGCCTTGCCGCCGTGGGTATGTACCGCGACGACCCCGAGGGCCTGCCCTCGACGCTGGTGGGACAGCCCGCACCGGGTGTGCCCGACCGCGCGCTGGCCGATTTCCCGCCCGCTACGGCGGATATGCTGGCAACGGGCGATGTGACGCTGGTGAATTTCTGGGCCAGCTGGTGCCCGCCCTGCCGCGCCGAGCATCCCAAGCTGTTGCAGATGCAGGCCGAGGGCATGAACATCATCGGCATCAACTTCAAGGACACAGAAGGGGCGGCCACCAAATATCTGCGTGACGACGACAACCCCTTCGCCGGTGTCGGTTTCGACCCGCAGGGCCGCACGGCCATCGACTGGGGCGTCACCGCCCCGCCCGAAACCTTCATTCTGGGCGGTGACGGGACAGTCCTGTTTCGCTTCGCGGGTCCGCTGGTCGGCAGCGACTACGAACAGCGCTTCCTGCCCGCCCTGCGCGAGGCAGAGGCTGCGGCAGAGGCAGCGGGGGGCTGA
- a CDS encoding short-chain fatty acid transporter: MLNAISRPMVRLVDRYLPDPFVFVTALTLIAAVAAMAVQGSTPMEVVTYWGDGFWALLSFSMQMLLVLVTGYMMASTPLVRRGLAALAGMARSPGGAILLVSFVSLAASWINWGFGLVVGALFAKELARLVRVDYRLLVASAYSGFIVWHGGLAGSVPLSIATEGHPFADITGIIPTSETIFSPFNLAIVVALFVVVPLVNRGMMPKEEESVFIDPALLEEERREIPEDRTPAEYLETTPALSMLIGAGGVAWLIQYFMAGNGLSLNVINFAFLTAAIILHGTPRNLLDALTDAVKGGAGIVIQFPFYAGIMAIMVQTGLAATVSTGFVNLASETTLPFFAFISAGIVNFFVPSGGGQWAVQAPVILPAAEALGVDLARASMAVAWGDAWTNMVQPFWALPILGIAGLRAKDIMGFCVIHLAITGVIISLGLTFI; this comes from the coding sequence ATGCTAAACGCCATTTCGCGCCCGATGGTGCGTCTCGTCGACCGGTATCTGCCGGACCCGTTTGTCTTTGTCACCGCCCTGACGCTGATCGCCGCCGTGGCGGCCATGGCCGTGCAGGGCAGCACGCCGATGGAGGTGGTCACCTACTGGGGCGACGGCTTCTGGGCGCTTCTGTCGTTTTCCATGCAGATGCTGCTGGTACTGGTGACCGGCTATATGATGGCCTCGACCCCGCTGGTGCGGCGCGGTCTGGCGGCGCTGGCCGGCATGGCCCGCAGCCCCGGTGGTGCGATCCTGCTGGTCAGCTTCGTGTCGCTGGCGGCCAGCTGGATCAACTGGGGGTTCGGCCTTGTGGTCGGGGCCTTGTTTGCCAAGGAGCTCGCGCGTCTTGTGCGGGTCGATTACCGGCTGCTGGTCGCATCGGCCTATTCGGGGTTCATCGTCTGGCACGGCGGTCTGGCGGGGTCTGTCCCGCTGTCGATCGCGACCGAGGGGCATCCCTTTGCCGATATCACCGGCATCATCCCCACGTCCGAGACGATCTTTTCGCCCTTCAACCTCGCCATCGTGGTCGCGCTGTTTGTCGTGGTGCCGCTGGTGAACCGCGGCATGATGCCGAAAGAGGAGGAGAGCGTCTTTATCGATCCTGCCCTGCTGGAGGAAGAACGCCGCGAAATTCCCGAAGACCGCACGCCAGCGGAATATCTGGAGACCACGCCGGCGCTGTCGATGCTGATCGGTGCGGGTGGAGTTGCATGGCTGATCCAGTATTTCATGGCCGGCAACGGGCTGTCGCTGAACGTGATCAACTTTGCCTTCCTGACGGCGGCGATCATCTTGCACGGCACGCCGCGCAACCTGCTGGACGCGCTGACCGATGCGGTAAAGGGCGGCGCGGGCATCGTGATCCAGTTCCCCTTCTACGCGGGCATCATGGCAATCATGGTGCAGACAGGTCTCGCGGCCACCGTGTCGACCGGATTCGTCAATCTGGCGTCCGAGACGACGCTGCCGTTCTTTGCCTTTATCTCGGCCGGGATCGTGAACTTCTTCGTCCCGTCGGGCGGCGGTCAGTGGGCCGTGCAGGCACCGGTGATCCTGCCCGCAGCCGAAGCGCTGGGTGTGGATCTGGCGCGGGCCTCGATGGCCGTGGCATGGGGTGATGCCTGGACCAATATGGTCCAGCCGTTCTGGGCGCTGCCGATCTTGGGCATTGCGGGCCTGCGCGCCAAGGACATCATGGGCTTTTGCGTCATCCACCTTGCGATCACGGGCGTGATCATCAGCCTTGGCCTGACGTTCATCTGA
- a CDS encoding SDR family NAD(P)-dependent oxidoreductase, whose amino-acid sequence MSEVVLVTGAARGIGRAIASDLARDHRVAVTYHSTAPDALLGAHPDIHAIAADLTDPAAADTIVKRVMDKFGRIDVIVNNAGALLPDDEDDGRNMAVNVAAPAALLGAALPHLAAGARIVSISSVNAVLPALGATSYSASKAALNTWTRGMARELGPRGIRVNAVAPGAIERSGSPRPKALVEKFAELTALGRVGVPDDIAPVVRFLISDAARWITGEVITVSGGYRL is encoded by the coding sequence ATGTCGGAAGTTGTTCTTGTCACCGGGGCCGCCCGCGGGATCGGGCGGGCGATTGCATCGGATCTGGCGCGGGATCACCGGGTCGCGGTGACCTATCACAGCACGGCGCCCGACGCGCTTCTGGGCGCGCATCCGGACATCCACGCCATCGCGGCGGATCTGACCGATCCGGCGGCGGCGGACACCATCGTCAAGCGGGTCATGGACAAGTTCGGACGGATCGACGTGATCGTGAACAACGCGGGCGCCCTGCTGCCCGATGACGAAGACGACGGGCGCAACATGGCCGTGAACGTCGCCGCGCCCGCCGCGCTGCTGGGGGCCGCCCTGCCGCATCTGGCGGCGGGGGCGCGGATCGTCAGCATTTCGTCGGTGAACGCGGTGCTGCCCGCCCTCGGCGCGACCAGCTATTCGGCAAGCAAGGCCGCGCTCAACACATGGACGCGCGGCATGGCGCGGGAGCTGGGGCCGCGTGGCATCCGGGTGAATGCCGTCGCCCCCGGCGCGATCGAGCGCAGCGGAAGCCCGCGTCCGAAGGCGCTGGTCGAGAAATTCGCGGAGCTGACCGCGCTGGGACGGGTCGGTGTGCCCGATGACATCGCACCGGTGGTGCGCTTCCTGATATCGGACGCGGCGCGCTGGATCACCGGCGAGGTCATCACGGTATCGGGGGGCTACAGGCTATAA
- the acnA gene encoding aconitate hydratase AcnA produces the protein MPIIVGQDTAKTRKTLTAGDQSVAYYSIPAAEAAGLGDFSKLPAALKVVLENMLRFEDGKTVTVDDIKAFAEWATKGGKNPREIAYRPARVLMQDFTGVPAVVDLAAMRDGLVALGGNADKINPLNPVDLVIDHSVMIDEFGNPRAFQMNVDREYERNIERYTFLKWGQKAFNNFRVVPPGTGICHQVNLEYLAQTVWTDKDQHGDEVAYPDTLVGTDSHTTMVNGMAVLGWGVGGIEAEAAMLGQPISMLIPEVVGFELTGQMMEGTTGTDLVLKVVEMLREKGVVNKFVEFYGDGLDNLPLADRATIANMAPEYGATCGFFPIDGETLRYMRTTGRDEDRIALVEAYAKENGMWRDASYAPVYTDTLSLDMGTIVPAISGPKRPQDFIALTEAHTAFADYVKGVREGKDGSANAEIRWEGEGGQPEPRDIPGDEGHHKRGYVMTEDGNYQLHDGSIVIASITSCTNTSNPYVMIGAGLVARKARELGLTRKPWVKTSLAPGSQVVSAYLEAAGLQEDLDAIGFNLVGYGCTTCIGNSGPLDPPISKAINEYDLIGTSILSGNRNFEGRISPDVRANYLASPPLVVAYALVGDMNVDLANGVLGQDKDGNDVYLKDIWPSTKEIAELVEQTVTRDSFQEKYADVFKGDEKWQDVETTDAKTYDWPPQSTYVQNPPYFQDMSPTPGTITNIENAKVLAVLGDMITTDHISPAGSFKESTPAGQYLVERQVPVREFNSYGSRRGNHEVMMRGTFANIRIRNEMLDDVEGGYTKGPDGEQMSIFDAAMKHQENGTPLVIFGGEQYGAGSSRDWAAKGTALLGVKAVIAENFERIHRSNLVGMGVIPFEFTNGDTRKSLGLTGDETVSIKGLDTITPLAEVPCEITMADGTVKEITLKCRIDTAIEIEYIEHGGVLHYVLRNLANEDVAAE, from the coding sequence ATGCCTATCATCGTCGGTCAGGATACTGCCAAGACGCGCAAGACGCTTACCGCCGGCGACCAGTCGGTCGCCTATTATTCGATCCCCGCCGCCGAGGCCGCAGGGCTTGGCGATTTTTCCAAGCTGCCCGCGGCGCTGAAGGTCGTTCTGGAAAACATGCTGCGCTTCGAGGACGGCAAGACCGTCACCGTCGACGACATCAAGGCATTCGCCGAATGGGCGACCAAGGGCGGCAAGAACCCCCGCGAGATCGCCTATCGCCCCGCCCGCGTTCTGATGCAGGACTTCACCGGCGTGCCCGCCGTGGTCGACCTTGCCGCGATGCGCGACGGTCTGGTGGCGCTGGGTGGCAATGCCGACAAGATCAACCCGCTGAACCCTGTCGATCTGGTCATCGACCACTCGGTGATGATCGACGAATTCGGCAACCCGCGCGCGTTCCAGATGAACGTGGACCGCGAGTACGAGCGCAACATCGAACGCTATACCTTCCTCAAGTGGGGCCAGAAGGCGTTCAACAACTTCCGCGTCGTACCGCCCGGCACCGGCATCTGCCATCAGGTGAACCTTGAATATCTGGCCCAGACCGTCTGGACCGACAAGGACCAGCACGGCGATGAAGTCGCGTATCCCGACACGCTGGTCGGCACCGACAGCCACACCACCATGGTCAACGGCATGGCCGTACTGGGCTGGGGCGTCGGCGGGATCGAGGCGGAGGCAGCGATGCTCGGCCAGCCGATCTCGATGCTGATCCCGGAGGTCGTGGGCTTCGAGCTGACCGGCCAGATGATGGAAGGCACCACCGGTACCGATCTGGTGCTGAAGGTCGTCGAGATGCTGCGCGAAAAGGGCGTGGTCAACAAGTTCGTGGAATTCTACGGTGACGGCCTCGACAACCTGCCGTTGGCGGACCGTGCGACCATTGCCAACATGGCTCCCGAATACGGCGCCACCTGCGGCTTCTTCCCGATCGACGGCGAGACGCTGCGCTACATGCGCACCACAGGCCGCGACGAAGACCGCATCGCGCTGGTCGAAGCCTACGCCAAGGAAAACGGCATGTGGCGCGACGCAAGCTATGCGCCCGTCTATACCGACACGCTGAGCCTCGACATGGGGACAATCGTGCCCGCGATTTCCGGTCCGAAGCGGCCGCAGGACTTCATCGCGCTGACCGAGGCGCACACCGCCTTTGCCGACTACGTCAAGGGCGTGCGCGAAGGCAAGGACGGCTCCGCCAACGCCGAGATCCGTTGGGAAGGTGAAGGCGGCCAGCCCGAGCCACGCGACATCCCCGGCGACGAAGGCCATCACAAGCGCGGCTACGTCATGACCGAAGATGGCAACTACCAGCTGCACGACGGCTCGATCGTGATCGCGTCGATCACCTCCTGCACAAACACCTCGAACCCCTACGTGATGATCGGTGCGGGCCTTGTGGCGCGCAAGGCGCGTGAGCTGGGCCTGACGCGCAAGCCATGGGTCAAGACATCGCTGGCGCCGGGATCGCAGGTCGTTTCCGCCTATCTCGAAGCGGCGGGCCTTCAGGAAGATCTGGACGCTATCGGCTTCAACCTCGTGGGCTACGGCTGCACCACCTGCATCGGCAACTCCGGCCCGCTGGACCCGCCGATCAGCAAGGCGATCAACGAATACGACCTGATCGGCACGTCGATCCTGTCGGGCAACCGCAACTTCGAGGGCCGGATCAGCCCCGATGTGCGGGCGAACTACCTCGCCTCGCCACCGCTGGTCGTGGCCTATGCGCTGGTGGGCGACATGAACGTCGATCTGGCGAACGGCGTGCTGGGTCAGGACAAGGACGGCAACGACGTCTACCTGAAAGACATCTGGCCCTCGACAAAGGAAATCGCGGAGCTGGTCGAGCAGACCGTCACCCGCGACAGTTTCCAGGAGAAATACGCCGACGTCTTCAAGGGCGACGAGAAATGGCAGGACGTGGAAACCACCGACGCCAAGACCTATGACTGGCCACCGCAGTCCACCTACGTGCAGAACCCGCCCTACTTCCAGGATATGTCCCCCACCCCCGGTACGATCACCAACATCGAGAATGCCAAGGTGCTCGCGGTTCTGGGCGACATGATCACGACCGACCACATCAGCCCCGCCGGTTCGTTCAAGGAAAGCACACCCGCCGGCCAGTATCTGGTCGAGCGTCAGGTGCCGGTGCGGGAGTTCAACTCCTACGGATCGCGCCGCGGCAACCACGAGGTGATGATGCGCGGCACCTTCGCCAACATCCGCATCCGCAACGAGATGCTGGACGATGTCGAGGGCGGCTATACCAAGGGCCCCGACGGCGAACAGATGTCGATCTTCGATGCGGCGATGAAGCATCAGGAAAACGGCACGCCGCTGGTGATCTTCGGTGGTGAGCAGTATGGCGCGGGATCCTCGCGCGACTGGGCCGCGAAGGGCACCGCCCTTCTGGGTGTGAAAGCCGTGATCGCCGAGAATTTCGAGCGTATCCACCGCTCGAACCTTGTCGGCATGGGTGTCATCCCGTTCGAATTCACCAACGGCGACACACGCAAGTCACTGGGTCTGACCGGCGATGAAACGGTCAGCATCAAGGGTCTCGACACGATCACACCGCTTGCCGAAGTGCCCTGCGAGATCACGATGGCGGACGGTACGGTCAAGGAGATCACGCTGAAGTGCCGGATCGATACCGCGATCGAGATCGAGTACATCGAGCACGGCGGCGTGCTGCACTACGTGCTGCGCAACCTCGCCAACGAGGATGTCGCGGCGGAATAA
- a CDS encoding DUF1223 domain-containing protein — protein sequence MMIRALKPLGCALTGAMLSLAKPLWAEQRPVVVELFTSQGCSSCPPADEMFLALSEREDVIAIALHVDYWDYIGWADEYAVPGHADRQRAYAQTAGRRSIYTPEIIVNGETDIVGAKPMALSKAIAEHKEAPRSIDLELTRDGDTLSVRAEALADLAGPMEVHLVRLMPTQTSEITRGENSGKTIEYSNIAYNWRAIGTWDGASELAVTASVEGTDPVVVLVQDAGAGAIRAAAILD from the coding sequence ATGATGATCCGTGCCCTCAAGCCCCTAGGCTGTGCCCTGACCGGGGCCATGCTGTCGCTTGCGAAGCCCCTCTGGGCCGAGCAGCGCCCGGTGGTTGTCGAGCTTTTCACCTCGCAGGGCTGCTCAAGCTGCCCGCCCGCGGACGAGATGTTTCTGGCGCTGAGCGAGCGCGAGGATGTCATCGCCATCGCGCTGCACGTGGATTATTGGGACTACATCGGTTGGGCCGACGAATATGCGGTGCCCGGCCATGCGGACCGCCAGCGGGCCTATGCGCAGACCGCCGGCAGGCGTTCGATCTATACGCCCGAGATCATCGTCAACGGCGAGACCGACATCGTCGGCGCGAAGCCTATGGCGTTGTCCAAGGCGATTGCCGAGCACAAGGAGGCGCCGCGCAGCATCGATCTGGAGCTCACGCGCGACGGCGACACGCTGTCGGTGCGCGCCGAAGCACTGGCCGATCTGGCAGGCCCGATGGAGGTGCATCTGGTGCGGTTGATGCCCACGCAGACCAGCGAGATCACGCGGGGCGAAAACAGCGGCAAAACCATCGAGTACAGCAATATCGCCTATAACTGGCGGGCCATCGGCACGTGGGACGGTGCCTCCGAGCTGGCGGTGACGGCGTCGGTGGAGGGCACCGATCCGGTGGTCGTGCTGGTGCAGGACGCCGGTGCGGGCGCTATTCGCGCGGCGGCGATCCTCGACTAG